The Mycobacterium paragordonae genome includes a region encoding these proteins:
- the dapE gene encoding succinyl-diaminopimelate desuccinylase: MLDLRGDPVTLTAALVDIPSESRDEARIADEVEAALRAQTSGFEIIRNGNAVLARTARGKPSRVLLAGHLDTVPVADNLPSRIENGELHGCGTSDMKSGDAVFLHLAATVADPAHDLTLVFYDCEEIESPANGLGRLERELPDWLTADVAILGEPTGGFIEAGCQGTLRVVVSAAGTRAHSARSWLGDNAIHKLGAVLDRLARYPARSVDIDGCVYREGLSAVRIDGGVAGNVIPDAASVTVNFRFAPDRSPEAALGHVHEVLDGLDVSIELTDSAAGALPGLSAPAAKSLVEAAGGQVRAKYGWTDVSRFAARGIPALNYGPGDPNLAHKRDERVPVAAITAAADMLRGYLSG, translated from the coding sequence GTGCTGGATTTGCGCGGAGACCCGGTCACGCTGACCGCGGCGCTGGTCGACATCCCCAGCGAGTCGCGGGACGAGGCGCGCATTGCCGACGAGGTCGAGGCGGCCCTTCGGGCGCAGACGTCCGGGTTCGAGATCATCCGCAATGGCAACGCGGTCCTGGCGCGCACCGCCCGCGGCAAGCCTTCCCGGGTGTTGCTTGCCGGGCATCTGGACACCGTTCCGGTGGCCGACAACCTGCCCAGCCGGATCGAGAACGGCGAACTGCACGGCTGCGGTACCTCGGACATGAAGTCCGGCGACGCCGTCTTCCTCCATCTGGCCGCCACGGTCGCCGATCCGGCGCACGACCTGACCCTGGTGTTCTACGACTGTGAGGAAATCGAATCCCCGGCAAACGGTTTGGGTCGGCTGGAGCGCGAGCTGCCGGACTGGCTGACGGCCGACGTCGCGATCCTCGGCGAGCCCACCGGCGGGTTCATCGAGGCGGGTTGCCAGGGCACGTTGCGGGTGGTGGTCAGCGCCGCCGGCACCCGCGCGCATTCCGCGCGATCCTGGCTGGGGGACAACGCAATTCACAAGCTGGGCGCCGTGCTGGACCGGCTCGCCCGCTACCCGGCGCGCAGCGTCGACATCGACGGCTGCGTGTACCGCGAGGGCCTTTCGGCCGTGCGCATCGACGGGGGCGTGGCGGGCAACGTCATTCCCGACGCCGCCTCGGTGACCGTCAATTTCCGCTTCGCTCCGGACCGCTCACCCGAGGCCGCGCTAGGGCATGTCCACGAGGTGCTCGACGGGCTGGACGTGTCGATCGAACTGACCGACTCCGCGGCCGGAGCATTACCGGGTCTGTCGGCGCCGGCAGCCAAGTCTCTGGTCGAAGCGGCCGGCGGGCAGGTGCGGGCGAAGTACGGCTGGACCGACGTCTCCCGGTTCGCCGCCCGGGGCATCCCGGCGCTGAACTACGGGCCCGGCGACCCCAACCTCGCTCATAAGCGTGACGAGCGGGTGCCGGTCGCGGCGATCACCGCCGCTGCCGACATGTTGCGCGGGTACCTGAGCGGTTAA
- the dapD gene encoding 2,3,4,5-tetrahydropyridine-2,6-dicarboxylate N-succinyltransferase translates to MSVVTGAAGIGLATLASDGSVLDAWFPEPELTESETTATTRLALSDLPAVLGALVGRDDDRQTETIAIRTAISSLDDAAADAYDAYLRLHLLSHRLVAPHGLNAGGLFGVLTNVVWTNRGPCAVEGFEAVRARLRRLGPVTVYGVDKFPRMVDYVLPSGVRIADADRVRLGAHLAPGTTVMHEGFVNFNAGTLGTSMVEGRISAGVVVGDGSDVGGGASIMGTLSGGGAQVISIGKRCLLGANAGLGISLGDDCVVEAGLYITAGTKVTTPDGESVKARDLSGGNNLLFRRNSLTGAVEVVSRDGQGIELNAELHAN, encoded by the coding sequence TTGTCGGTCGTGACTGGAGCTGCAGGTATTGGCCTGGCGACCCTCGCTTCTGACGGATCTGTCCTCGACGCATGGTTTCCTGAACCCGAACTGACCGAATCGGAGACCACCGCGACGACGCGGCTGGCGCTGTCGGATCTGCCCGCCGTGCTGGGCGCGCTCGTCGGCCGCGACGACGACCGGCAGACCGAGACGATCGCGATCCGCACGGCCATCAGCTCGCTGGACGATGCGGCCGCCGACGCCTACGACGCCTACCTGCGCTTGCACCTGTTGTCGCACCGCCTGGTGGCGCCGCACGGGCTGAACGCCGGCGGCTTGTTCGGGGTATTGACCAATGTGGTGTGGACCAACCGTGGGCCCTGCGCGGTCGAAGGCTTCGAAGCGGTACGGGCGCGCCTGCGCCGACTCGGGCCGGTGACGGTCTACGGCGTCGACAAGTTCCCCCGGATGGTCGACTACGTATTGCCGTCGGGAGTGCGCATCGCCGACGCCGACCGCGTCCGGCTCGGCGCGCACCTGGCCCCGGGGACCACCGTCATGCACGAGGGCTTCGTCAACTTCAACGCCGGAACCCTGGGCACGTCCATGGTGGAGGGCCGCATCTCGGCGGGTGTCGTGGTGGGTGACGGCTCCGACGTCGGCGGTGGCGCCTCGATCATGGGCACGTTGTCCGGCGGTGGCGCACAAGTCATTTCGATCGGAAAACGTTGCCTACTGGGCGCCAACGCCGGACTGGGCATCTCACTCGGTGACGACTGCGTGGTGGAGGCGGGCCTGTACATCACCGCGGGCACCAAAGTCACCACGCCCGACGGCGAGTCAGTGAAGGCGCGGGACCTCTCCGGCGGTAACAACCTGCTGTTCCGCCGCAATTCGCTGACCGGTGCGGTCGAGGTGGTGTCCCGCGACGGTCAGGGCATCGAGCTCAACGCGGAGCTGCACGCCAACTGA
- a CDS encoding MarR family winged helix-turn-helix transcriptional regulator codes for MVDEQGLPSAPRSPQTELGQNMRMAWWSYVTRLDADMQAAGFPERRFAMNYVFALFAQPGPMTISEMGRQFDVSRQAASKLVGELRRDGYVKTEVSPTDQREKVVVLTPKAIEYVTARRRAAAELDRAIAERVGADGLAELQRLLHAVGDVSTAGIDYDPTNVYKAPRLWG; via the coding sequence ATGGTTGACGAGCAGGGGCTTCCTTCCGCGCCAAGGTCTCCGCAGACCGAACTCGGGCAGAACATGCGCATGGCCTGGTGGAGCTACGTCACCCGGCTCGACGCCGACATGCAAGCCGCGGGTTTCCCGGAACGGCGTTTCGCGATGAACTACGTGTTCGCCCTCTTCGCCCAGCCCGGACCGATGACGATCTCGGAGATGGGGCGACAATTCGACGTCTCGCGGCAGGCGGCCAGCAAGCTCGTCGGCGAACTGCGCCGCGACGGCTATGTAAAGACCGAGGTGTCGCCCACCGATCAACGCGAGAAGGTGGTGGTGCTGACGCCGAAGGCGATCGAGTACGTCACCGCGCGCCGGCGCGCGGCGGCCGAACTCGACCGCGCGATCGCCGAACGCGTCGGCGCGGACGGTCTGGCCGAGTTACAGCGGCTACTGCACGCGGTCGGTGACGTGTCGACGGCCGGGATCGACTACGACCCCACCAACGTGTACAAAGCGCCCAGACTGTGGGGGTAG
- a CDS encoding MFS transporter: protein MRRVALACLVGSAVEYYDFFIYGTAAALVFPSVFYPNLSPAMATVASMGTFATAFLSRPLGAAVFGHFGDRLGRKRTLVATLMIMALSTVTVGLVPGSATVGAAAPLILITLRLLQGFAVGGEWAGSALLSAETAPAGQRGRYGMFTVIGGGIALLLTSLTFLGVNFTIGEGSSAFMTWGWRIPFLFSGILIAIALYVRLNIKETPVFAQRATETVTATTPFAEVLRLQRREIGLAAGCVLGCFGLVYLASTYLTAYAHTHLGYSRNVILLIGALGGLTCIASAMLTSVLCDRFGRRRVILVCWSVGVPWALLVMPLIDSGSVTMFAVAIAGLFAVDGAVFGPVTSFVPELFPTRYRYTGTALSINLAGVLGGAVPPLIAGPLLSDYGSWAIGLMMATLALISLASTYLLPETNGAVLAEPAQLACSSALSSMP, encoded by the coding sequence ATGCGACGGGTGGCACTCGCCTGTCTAGTCGGCTCGGCGGTGGAGTATTACGACTTCTTCATCTACGGCACGGCCGCGGCGCTGGTGTTTCCCAGTGTCTTCTATCCGAACCTGAGTCCGGCCATGGCCACCGTCGCGTCGATGGGAACATTCGCCACGGCCTTTCTGTCCCGGCCGCTCGGCGCCGCCGTCTTCGGGCATTTCGGAGACCGATTGGGCCGCAAGAGAACTCTGGTCGCCACCCTTATGATCATGGCCCTGTCCACCGTGACGGTCGGCTTGGTGCCCGGTAGCGCGACGGTGGGGGCGGCGGCTCCGCTGATCCTGATCACCCTGCGACTGCTGCAGGGTTTCGCGGTCGGCGGGGAGTGGGCGGGATCGGCCTTGCTGAGCGCGGAGACGGCTCCCGCCGGCCAGCGCGGCCGGTACGGCATGTTCACCGTGATCGGCGGCGGCATCGCGCTGTTGCTGACCAGCCTGACCTTCCTCGGCGTGAATTTCACCATCGGCGAAGGCAGTTCGGCGTTCATGACGTGGGGATGGCGAATCCCGTTCCTGTTCAGCGGGATACTGATCGCGATCGCCCTGTACGTGCGGCTGAACATCAAGGAGACCCCGGTCTTCGCTCAGCGGGCTACCGAAACTGTCACCGCCACAACACCATTCGCGGAGGTGCTGCGCCTGCAACGGCGCGAGATCGGCCTGGCTGCCGGCTGTGTGCTGGGCTGCTTCGGCCTCGTGTATCTGGCCAGCACCTACCTCACCGCCTATGCCCATACGCATCTGGGCTATTCGCGCAACGTCATCCTGCTGATCGGTGCGCTGGGTGGCTTGACGTGCATTGCGTCCGCGATGCTCACCTCTGTCCTGTGCGACCGGTTCGGGCGGCGCCGGGTCATTCTGGTGTGCTGGTCGGTGGGCGTGCCCTGGGCGTTGCTGGTGATGCCGCTCATCGACTCGGGCAGTGTCACCATGTTCGCGGTGGCGATCGCCGGGCTGTTCGCCGTCGACGGCGCCGTGTTCGGACCCGTCACCTCGTTCGTTCCCGAGCTGTTCCCGACCCGCTACCGCTACACGGGTACCGCACTGTCGATCAACCTCGCCGGCGTCCTCGGCGGTGCGGTGCCACCGCTGATCGCCGGTCCACTGCTCTCCGATTACGGCAGCTGGGCGATCGGGCTCATGATGGCGACGCTGGCGCTGATCAGCCTGGCCTCGACCTATCTGCTGCCGGAAACCAACGGCGCGGTGCTGGCAGAGCCGGCTCAGTTGGCGTGCAGCTCCGCGTTGAGCTCGATGCCCTGA
- a CDS encoding esterase/lipase family protein, translating into MLAEPADPGVDRPAWSGHATAVAPGVGLWLTDVPRAVIEYGQLVAALPLRRKLPAGDGHPVLVLPGLLAGDGTTWTLRRLLTRLGYQAHGWGLGVNVGPTTKVIAGMSALLDDLHERYDTPVSVIGWSLGGIFARRLARRSPSAVRQVITLGSPYRMQHEGQSRAARHFNLFARLHAERHELPLSMENEPLQVPATSIYSRYDGMVAWQTCVDATSDRAENIEVLSSHIGYGHHPATVWAIADRLAQPAGSWAPFRPPAALRPLFPTPHG; encoded by the coding sequence ATGCTGGCCGAACCCGCCGACCCGGGCGTGGACCGTCCCGCGTGGTCAGGTCACGCCACCGCCGTGGCTCCCGGAGTGGGACTGTGGCTCACCGACGTCCCGCGCGCCGTGATCGAGTACGGCCAGTTGGTCGCCGCCCTGCCGCTGCGGCGCAAACTACCGGCGGGCGACGGTCATCCGGTGCTGGTGTTGCCGGGTCTGCTTGCCGGCGACGGCACCACCTGGACGCTGCGCCGCCTGCTGACCCGGCTCGGGTATCAGGCGCACGGGTGGGGGCTCGGCGTGAACGTCGGGCCGACGACCAAGGTGATTGCCGGTATGTCCGCGCTGCTCGACGATCTGCACGAGCGGTATGACACTCCGGTCAGCGTGATCGGCTGGAGCCTGGGCGGCATCTTCGCGCGCCGGCTGGCCCGACGCAGTCCGTCGGCGGTACGGCAGGTGATCACGCTCGGCAGTCCGTACCGCATGCAGCACGAGGGTCAATCCCGGGCCGCGCGCCACTTCAACCTGTTCGCGCGCCTGCACGCGGAGCGGCATGAGTTGCCGCTGTCGATGGAGAACGAGCCCCTGCAGGTGCCCGCGACTTCCATCTACTCGCGCTACGACGGCATGGTCGCGTGGCAGACGTGTGTCGATGCCACCTCCGACCGTGCGGAGAACATCGAGGTGCTCAGCAGCCACATCGGGTACGGGCACCACCCGGCGACCGTCTGGGCGATCGCCGACCGGCTGGCGCAACCCGCCGGCAGTTGGGCCCCGTTCCGCCCGCCGGCGGCACTGCGTCCGTTGTTCCCCACGCCGCACGGGTAG
- a CDS encoding acyl-CoA synthetase has protein sequence MLLSSLNPSAVTATDIPDAVRIDGFTLSRSDLVGAATSVAERVAGASRVAVLATPTASTVLAITGCLIAGVPVVPVPADVGVAERRHMLTDSGAQAWLGPTPEDPEGLPHIPVRLHARSWHRYAEPSPDSVAMVVYTSGTTGLPKGVMVSRRAIAADLDALADAWEWTPDDVLVHGLPLYHIHGLVLGMLGSLRVGNRFVHTGKPTPAGYAGARGTLYFGVPTVWSRVVADTAAAEALRPARLLVSGSAALPVPVFERLEQLTGHRPIERYGASESLITLSTRADGERRPGWVGLPLAGVQTRLIDDHGEPVPHDADTVGKLLVRGPTLFNGYLNRPEATAEAFDPDGWYRTGDVAVVDEGGMHRIVGRESVDLIKSGGYRIGAGEIETVLLGHPGVDEVAVVGPPDEDLGQRIVAYVVGSAAADELIDYVAQQLSVHKRPREVRFVESLPRNALGKVLKKQLLAEG, from the coding sequence GTGTTGCTGAGCTCGCTGAATCCCTCGGCCGTCACCGCCACCGACATCCCCGACGCGGTCCGCATCGACGGGTTCACCTTGAGCCGCAGCGACCTGGTCGGTGCCGCGACTTCGGTGGCCGAACGGGTGGCCGGCGCCAGCAGGGTGGCGGTGCTGGCCACGCCGACCGCATCGACCGTGCTGGCGATCACCGGGTGCCTGATCGCCGGCGTGCCCGTCGTCCCGGTGCCCGCCGACGTCGGCGTGGCCGAACGCCGCCACATGCTCACCGACTCCGGAGCCCAGGCGTGGCTCGGACCCACACCCGAGGATCCAGAAGGCCTGCCGCACATTCCGGTTCGCCTGCACGCGCGATCCTGGCACCGGTACGCCGAACCGTCACCGGATTCGGTGGCGATGGTGGTGTACACGTCGGGCACCACCGGATTGCCCAAGGGCGTGATGGTCAGCCGGCGGGCCATCGCCGCAGACCTCGACGCGCTGGCCGACGCCTGGGAGTGGACGCCGGACGACGTGTTGGTGCACGGGCTGCCGCTCTATCACATCCACGGTCTGGTGCTCGGCATGCTCGGGTCGTTGCGGGTGGGAAATCGCTTCGTGCACACCGGAAAACCCACACCGGCGGGCTACGCCGGCGCGCGCGGGACGCTGTACTTCGGGGTTCCGACGGTGTGGTCGCGGGTGGTGGCCGATACCGCGGCCGCCGAAGCGCTGCGGCCTGCCCGCTTGCTGGTATCCGGCAGCGCGGCGCTGCCGGTCCCGGTCTTCGAGCGACTCGAGCAGTTGACCGGGCACCGGCCCATCGAACGGTACGGCGCCTCGGAATCGCTTATCACCCTGTCGACGCGCGCCGACGGGGAACGGCGTCCGGGCTGGGTGGGTCTGCCGCTGGCGGGAGTGCAGACCCGGCTGATCGACGATCACGGCGAGCCCGTTCCCCACGACGCGGACACCGTCGGCAAGCTGCTGGTGCGGGGACCGACGTTGTTCAACGGCTACCTGAACCGGCCCGAGGCCACCGCCGAGGCCTTCGACCCGGACGGCTGGTACCGCACCGGCGACGTCGCGGTCGTCGACGAGGGTGGCATGCACCGTATCGTCGGGCGCGAATCCGTCGACCTGATCAAGTCCGGCGGCTACCGAATCGGAGCCGGGGAAATCGAGACCGTGCTGCTCGGGCATCCCGGGGTCGACGAAGTCGCGGTGGTCGGACCGCCGGATGAGGACCTGGGACAGCGGATCGTCGCGTACGTGGTCGGCTCCGCCGCGGCTGACGAGCTGATCGACTATGTCGCACAACAGCTTTCGGTGCACAAGCGGCCACGCGAGGTGCGCTTTGTCGAGTCGTTGCCCCGTAACGCGCTGGGCAAGGTGCTCAAGAAGCAGTTGCTGGCCGAAGGCTGA